In Campylobacter vicugnae, a genomic segment contains:
- a CDS encoding UPF0323 family lipoprotein gives MKHIKRLKDIGVASGVGAIMAFGLAGCGESGSTGSSLEQTVQKQGATVFIEKNSDGSYKIADEFPSNETRIFLREAGADGTMSERLLSQAEIDKLLQEENAKIEAGESGLTNSTLSSGSGGLGLGEAILASAAGAIIGSWIGSKLFNNPAYQNSRQNAYKNPSAYNRSVNSFNRAGTASAASKAGNSGRSGFFGGGSGSGSSQATGG, from the coding sequence ATGAAACATATCAAAAGATTAAAAGATATAGGCGTTGCCAGTGGAGTTGGTGCTATAATGGCCTTTGGTTTGGCAGGATGTGGAGAGAGTGGCTCTACAGGCTCATCTTTAGAACAGACAGTTCAAAAGCAAGGCGCAACTGTTTTTATAGAAAAAAATAGCGATGGAAGCTATAAGATTGCTGATGAGTTTCCAAGCAATGAGACTAGAATATTCTTGCGTGAGGCTGGTGCAGATGGCACAATGAGCGAAAGACTACTAAGTCAAGCTGAAATAGATAAACTACTTCAAGAAGAAAATGCCAAAATTGAAGCTGGAGAAAGTGGCCTAACAAACTCAACCCTAAGTAGCGGAAGCGGTGGCCTAGGATTAGGCGAAGCGATACTAGCTAGCGCAGCTGGAGCGATAATAGGAAGCTGGATAGGCTCAAAACTATTTAATAATCCAGCCTATCAAAACAGTCGCCAAAATGCATATAAAAATCCAAGTGCATATAATAGAAGCGTAAATAGCTTTAATAGAGCTGGAACTGCAAGCGCTGCTTCAAAAGCTGGAAATAGTGGTAGAAGTGGATTTTTTGGCGGTGGAAGTGGTAGTGGCTCAAGCCAAGCTACTGGAGGATGA
- a CDS encoding ATP-binding protein: MKRKCLALFSGGLDSMLAIKLITMQGIEVHALNIDIGFGSDPVKNEILARRAAMAGASFESVNVRSKYLQDVLFNPKFGYGKQFNPCIDCHGFMFKTAISMLKDYGASFVISGEVVGQRPMSQRNDAMVHVKNLADDRDDIVLRPLCAKLLKPTMPEREGWVDREKLLGLNGRGRNAQLNLAKEFGFDEFESPGGGCPYTMEGFSNRIRDFIKFDNNMSEDDLQSLRYGRHLRLPDGAKMIIGRDQNDNEKLEALKLEKMDSINYDGIIGAHSFIDKNASDLDRALAAKLAISYCKSEPNVVYKAKIGDKIIEATKCDKSEAAKYFI; the protein is encoded by the coding sequence ATGAAAAGAAAGTGTTTAGCACTATTTAGCGGCGGGCTTGATAGTATGCTAGCTATAAAATTAATTACAATGCAAGGTATTGAGGTTCATGCTTTAAATATAGATATAGGATTTGGCTCAGATCCGGTTAAAAATGAGATATTAGCTAGACGCGCAGCTATGGCTGGAGCTAGTTTTGAGAGTGTAAATGTGCGTAGTAAATATCTTCAAGATGTGCTATTTAATCCTAAATTTGGCTATGGAAAGCAGTTTAATCCATGTATTGATTGTCATGGATTTATGTTTAAGACTGCAATTTCTATGTTAAAAGATTATGGTGCTAGCTTTGTAATTAGTGGTGAAGTAGTAGGTCAAAGACCGATGAGCCAGCGAAATGATGCGATGGTGCATGTCAAAAATTTAGCCGATGATAGAGATGATATAGTGCTTAGACCATTATGTGCTAAGCTTTTAAAACCTACAATGCCAGAGCGTGAAGGCTGGGTAGATAGAGAAAAATTGCTAGGATTAAATGGTCGTGGCAGAAACGCTCAGTTAAATTTGGCTAAAGAGTTTGGATTTGATGAGTTTGAAAGCCCTGGTGGAGGCTGTCCATATACAATGGAAGGATTTAGTAATAGGATTAGGGATTTTATCAAATTTGATAATAATATGAGTGAAGATGATCTACAAAGCTTAAGATATGGTAGGCATTTAAGACTTCCTGATGGCGCTAAAATGATAATAGGCCGTGATCAAAATGATAATGAAAAGCTTGAAGCTTTAAAATTAGAAAAGATGGATAGTATAAATTATGATGGAATTATAGGAGCGCATAGTTTTATAGATAAAAATGCAAGTGATTTAGATAGAGCTTTGGCTGCAAAATTAGCAATTAGTTATTGCAAAAGCGAACCAAATGTAGTGTATAAAGCCAAAATAGGCGATAAAATTATAGAAGCTACAAAATGTGATAAGAGCGAAGCTGCAAAATATTTTATCTAG
- a CDS encoding tetratricopeptide repeat protein — translation MDFFFIEYRDPIFGLIVLFSVLLLVAIFSYFWGVFSLKDQKNSIDKFVNKFQSQSNLDQKYQDMLLNLDIDSNSLGVLAGIFARSGDFNKAISIYLIALKKATKKSEKEFIFLNLGKVYLKAGFIQRSTEVFLESIKISPKNIDALSHLGLGFEKLRMYDQSLEVLDALSEQEIEVAEQIAYTKALKLKNSDINFDQKIAKFKKLSSEFKLIDRMILELYIANNKDINEIKSKPNLNHCIDILYTNDGVLDGDEYMELYSAKGKNDIPINDFNLKLLKTANANGLNATLSFSYICSECKSSYPLFFYRCNHCARLGSCAIIPNVIKESDEDSIAF, via the coding sequence TTGGACTTTTTTTTCATTGAGTATAGAGATCCTATTTTTGGGCTTATTGTGCTTTTTAGCGTACTTCTTTTGGTAGCTATTTTTAGCTATTTTTGGGGAGTTTTTTCGCTTAAAGATCAAAAAAATAGCATAGATAAATTTGTCAATAAATTTCAATCTCAAAGCAATCTAGACCAAAAATATCAAGATATGCTACTAAATCTTGATATAGATTCAAATTCGCTTGGAGTTTTAGCTGGGATATTTGCTAGAAGTGGAGATTTTAACAAAGCTATTAGCATATATCTAATTGCTCTTAAAAAAGCAACTAAAAAGAGCGAAAAAGAGTTTATATTCTTAAATTTAGGCAAAGTTTATCTAAAAGCTGGTTTTATACAACGCTCCACAGAGGTATTTTTAGAATCGATTAAAATCAGTCCTAAAAATATTGATGCGCTTAGCCATCTTGGGCTTGGGTTTGAAAAACTTAGAATGTATGATCAAAGCCTTGAGGTTTTAGACGCTCTAAGCGAACAAGAGATAGAAGTTGCTGAGCAAATCGCCTATACAAAGGCATTAAAACTTAAAAATAGCGATATAAATTTCGATCAAAAAATAGCCAAATTTAAAAAACTCTCTAGCGAGTTTAAGCTAATAGATCGTATGATATTAGAGCTATATATAGCAAATAATAAAGATATAAATGAGATAAAATCAAAACCAAATTTAAACCACTGCATAGATATTTTATACACAAATGATGGAGTATTAGATGGTGATGAGTATATGGAGCTATATAGTGCTAAAGGCAAAAATGATATACCAATTAATGATTTTAATCTAAAACTTCTCAAAACTGCCAATGCAAATGGCCTAAATGCTACACTAAGCTTTAGCTATATTTGTAGCGAGTGCAAAAGCTCATATCCACTATTTTTTTATAGATGTAATCACTGCGCTAGGCTTGGAAGTTGTGCTATTATTCCAAATGTTATAAAGGAGAGCGATGAAGACAGTATCGCTTTTTAG
- a CDS encoding glutathionylspermidine synthase family protein produces the protein MKLKKIEPLDNGYLESIGFGWHTDLDGSRYISNELVSITQDEAEAFYEATNELYDMYVVAAEYVINNDLFHELGIPFNLVDIIKASWENDVHWHLYGRFDLAGGIDGKPIKLIEFNADTPTSLFETAIIQWAMLKFNNLDEAAQFNDVYEALVENFKRLITLEEDTSRFDEYYEGWKILFSSIAGSSEDENTTRLLEASARDAGFECDFAFASEVSFDDENGIFWNGQNWEYWFKLIPWEMIAIDESDLALIIKNIIKNQKAIILNPAYTLLFQSKGIMKILWDLYPNHPLLLESSFEPLNGKKQVKKPFLAREGANVSIINSDGSIEIQNDGEYANGKFLYQEFADFAKDENGNSYQAGMFFAFEGCALGFRKGKDIIDNYSKFVGHIIE, from the coding sequence GTGAAGCTTAAAAAAATTGAACCACTTGATAATGGATATTTAGAAAGTATCGGCTTTGGCTGGCATACCGATCTTGATGGTAGCAGATATATATCTAATGAGCTAGTAAGCATAACCCAAGATGAAGCCGAGGCATTTTATGAAGCGACAAATGAGCTATATGATATGTATGTAGTTGCTGCTGAGTATGTTATTAATAATGATCTATTCCATGAACTTGGGATTCCATTTAATCTAGTGGATATCATTAAAGCTAGCTGGGAAAATGATGTTCATTGGCATCTTTATGGTAGATTTGATTTAGCTGGGGGTATAGATGGTAAGCCTATTAAATTAATTGAATTTAACGCCGATACGCCTACAAGTCTTTTTGAAACAGCGATAATCCAATGGGCAATGCTTAAATTTAACAATCTTGATGAGGCAGCTCAGTTTAATGATGTCTATGAAGCACTAGTTGAAAACTTCAAACGCCTAATCACTCTTGAAGAAGATACTAGTAGATTTGATGAGTATTATGAAGGATGGAAGATTCTTTTTAGCTCTATAGCTGGTAGTAGCGAAGATGAAAATACTACAAGACTGCTTGAGGCTTCAGCTAGAGATGCTGGGTTTGAGTGTGATTTTGCCTTTGCCAGTGAGGTGAGCTTTGATGATGAAAATGGTATATTTTGGAATGGACAAAACTGGGAATACTGGTTTAAGCTAATTCCATGGGAGATGATTGCCATTGATGAGAGCGACCTAGCGTTAATCATAAAAAACATAATCAAAAACCAAAAAGCCATAATTTTAAATCCAGCCTATACTTTATTATTTCAAAGTAAAGGAATTATGAAAATTTTATGGGATTTATATCCAAATCACCCATTACTTTTAGAATCAAGCTTTGAGCCATTAAATGGCAAAAAGCAGGTCAAAAAGCCATTTTTAGCCAGAGAGGGTGCAAATGTATCTATAATAAATAGCGATGGTAGCATAGAGATACAAAATGATGGAGAGTATGCAAATGGCAAATTTTTATATCAAGAGTTTGCTGATTTTGCTAAAGATGAAAACGGCAATAGCTATCAAGCTGGTATGTTTTTTGCCTTTGAAGGGTGTGCCCTAGGCTTTAGAAAAGGTAAAGATATAATAGATAATTACTCTAAATTTGTAGGACATATAATAGAGTGA
- a CDS encoding N-acetyl sugar amidotransferase, with product MRYCDFCVMPDSRPGIKFTTLSDERLKCSACINHENKQKIDYKARFKELEALCDKHRGRNGSNDYDCAIAVSGGKDSHFQVHIMKEKLGMNPVLFSVEDNFTMTNAGKSNLRNLSQEFGCHIISLKPNIKTQKALMLYTFEKYGKPTWYIDRLIYSYPFAMAAKFNTPLLIYGENVSYEYGGSDAAETPSAKDIFLNGVASDIDLSGVDIDPKDLQLFYDPASSNYIDSLEPIYLSYFIKWNSYSNYIFAKSRGFSDLKSEWDRTHTIEDFDQVDTVAYTVHAWMKYPKFGHATATDYAARLVRYGLLDRAKAIELVKERDHALDPRCVEDFCNFIGISKSKFWQIVESHYNKEIFTKNEFGEYKLKYEIG from the coding sequence ATGAGATATTGTGATTTTTGCGTTATGCCAGATAGTAGGCCTGGGATTAAATTTACTACTTTAAGCGATGAGAGACTAAAGTGTAGCGCATGTATAAATCACGAAAATAAACAAAAAATCGATTATAAAGCCAGATTTAAAGAGCTTGAGGCTTTATGTGATAAGCATAGGGGCAGAAATGGCTCAAATGATTATGATTGCGCTATTGCTGTAAGTGGCGGCAAAGATAGCCATTTTCAAGTGCATATAATGAAAGAGAAGCTTGGAATGAATCCGGTTCTTTTTAGCGTTGAAGATAATTTTACAATGACAAATGCTGGAAAGAGTAATTTAAGAAATTTAAGTCAAGAGTTTGGTTGCCATATAATCTCTTTAAAACCAAATATCAAAACTCAAAAAGCCTTAATGCTATATACATTTGAAAAATATGGCAAACCTACTTGGTATATAGATCGCCTAATATATAGCTATCCATTTGCTATGGCAGCTAAATTTAATACTCCACTTTTAATTTATGGTGAAAATGTAAGCTATGAGTATGGTGGTAGCGACGCAGCTGAGACTCCAAGTGCTAAGGATATATTTTTAAATGGCGTAGCTAGCGATATAGATCTAAGCGGGGTAGATATAGACCCAAAAGATCTGCAATTATTTTATGATCCAGCTAGTTCAAACTATATAGATAGCCTTGAGCCAATATATCTAAGCTATTTTATTAAATGGAACTCATATTCTAACTATATTTTTGCAAAAAGCAGAGGCTTTAGCGATTTAAAAAGCGAATGGGATAGAACCCATACTATTGAGGATTTTGACCAGGTTGATACTGTAGCATATACTGTGCATGCATGGATGAAATATCCTAAATTTGGCCATGCCACAGCTACAGATTATGCTGCTAGGTTGGTAAGATATGGGCTATTAGATAGAGCCAAAGCCATTGAGCTAGTAAAAGAAAGAGATCATGCATTAGATCCTAGATGTGTAGAGGATTTTTGTAATTTTATCGGTATTAGTAAATCTAAATTTTGGCAAATTGTTGAAAGTCATTATAATAAAGAGATATTTACTAAAAATGAATTTGGCGAGTATAAGCTAAAATATGAGATAGGTTAA
- the rnc gene encoding ribonuclease III, with translation MDKLKQIQKLLKYEFKNINLLKEAITHKSIKSSINNERLEFLGDAVLDLIVGEYLYHKFSTQSEGDLSKLRASLVNEDSLAKIAKELKLGEFLYLSPAEENNGGRDKQSLISDALEALMGAIYLESGLDSVKVIFIDLLEKNFPDINLNSLTKDYKTTLQEITQAQIGTAPKYELISSSGPDHKKSFEMAVLLNGKEIARATGNSKKAAEQACALKALEMLKNII, from the coding sequence ATGGACAAACTAAAGCAAATTCAAAAGCTTCTAAAATATGAATTTAAAAATATAAATCTATTAAAAGAGGCCATAACTCACAAAAGCATCAAAAGCTCTATAAATAACGAAAGGCTTGAATTTTTAGGCGATGCGGTGCTAGATTTAATAGTTGGTGAGTATCTCTATCATAAATTCAGCACCCAAAGCGAAGGAGATTTAAGCAAACTAAGAGCCTCATTAGTAAATGAAGATAGTCTAGCCAAAATCGCTAAAGAGCTTAAGCTTGGAGAGTTTTTATATCTCTCACCAGCTGAAGAAAATAACGGCGGTAGAGATAAACAAAGCTTAATAAGCGACGCCTTAGAAGCTTTAATGGGAGCGATATACTTAGAGAGTGGATTAGATAGCGTCAAAGTAATCTTTATAGATTTATTAGAAAAAAACTTTCCAGATATCAATCTAAACTCGCTAACTAAAGATTACAAAACTACACTTCAAGAAATAACCCAAGCCCAAATAGGCACAGCACCAAAATATGAACTAATTAGCTCTAGTGGGCCAGATCATAAAAAAAGCTTTGAAATGGCAGTATTATTAAATGGCAAAGAGATAGCAAGAGCTACTGGAAATAGCAAAAAAGCAGCCGAACAAGCTTGTGCTTTAAAGGCTTTAGAGATGTTAAAAAATATAATTTAA
- the dnaG gene encoding DNA primase, translated as MISKNSIENLKNIVDIADVVGSYIPLKKSGANFVCVCPFHNDKHPSMSISPSKGIYHCFSCKAGGDAIKFVMEYEKLGYVEAIEKLASIYNVALEYTSSKNEPKIDKKILENLNLHYKTLLYKNPEALNYLKSRSITDAIIEKWELGWAAGSQNTLNLLQNENIEPKEALEVGAIKQNESGYYASFINRITFPIYNHLGRLVGFGGRTISDNPAKYINSPQSQIFDKSKIFYGYDKAKSEIYRSHSIVICEGYMDCIMLHAAGINNAVAVLGTALTQKHIPLIQRGDIKVTLSFDSDSAGINAAFKSARLLMEHQIDGKVVLISGGKDPAELVASGKDMELRDMLSGGVELGEFYITQLVKNLNPKTPIEIAKSLKAIQEFSFGLNPIVADAYVPLVSTLLRIDPGSFRLSKTTKRRDNSNLAKTQTNIQIQNLPIIEKKDIAELSILKNMLKNPEYCQIVEQYYGVEIFKDKATYRAVVGSQSQNNEYIRELELSQNLEEYKSVNELHNAIRPLAVGYYERLLKNKNLTIEEIIECKKRISMLKGKR; from the coding sequence ATGATATCTAAAAATAGTATAGAAAATTTAAAAAATATAGTTGATATTGCTGATGTTGTAGGCAGTTATATACCGCTTAAAAAATCTGGTGCAAATTTTGTATGTGTCTGTCCATTTCATAATGACAAACATCCATCAATGTCTATAAGTCCTAGCAAAGGTATATATCACTGCTTTTCTTGTAAAGCTGGTGGCGATGCTATTAAATTTGTTATGGAGTATGAAAAATTAGGATATGTTGAAGCTATTGAAAAACTAGCAAGCATATATAATGTCGCATTAGAATATACAAGTAGCAAAAATGAACCAAAGATAGATAAGAAAATTTTAGAGAATTTAAATTTGCATTATAAGACGCTTTTGTATAAAAATCCTGAAGCCCTAAACTATCTAAAAAGTCGCTCCATCACTGATGCTATTATAGAAAAGTGGGAGCTAGGCTGGGCAGCAGGCTCACAAAATACTCTAAATTTACTTCAAAATGAAAACATAGAGCCAAAAGAGGCTTTAGAAGTTGGCGCTATAAAACAAAATGAAAGTGGATATTACGCTAGTTTTATCAATCGTATAACCTTTCCAATATATAATCATCTTGGGCGTTTGGTTGGTTTTGGTGGTAGGACAATTAGCGATAATCCAGCCAAATATATTAATAGTCCGCAAAGCCAAATTTTTGATAAATCAAAGATATTTTACGGCTATGATAAGGCTAAGAGTGAAATATATAGGTCGCATTCTATTGTAATTTGTGAGGGTTATATGGATTGCATTATGCTACATGCTGCTGGAATAAATAATGCCGTAGCAGTTTTAGGTACAGCCCTTACTCAAAAGCATATACCTTTAATACAGCGTGGAGATATCAAAGTAACTCTAAGTTTTGATAGCGATAGTGCTGGAATTAATGCAGCCTTTAAGAGTGCAAGATTGCTTATGGAGCATCAAATAGATGGTAAAGTAGTATTAATTAGTGGTGGCAAGGATCCAGCCGAACTAGTAGCAAGTGGCAAAGATATGGAGCTAAGAGATATGTTAAGTGGCGGTGTGGAGCTTGGCGAGTTTTATATAACTCAACTTGTAAAAAATTTAAATCCCAAAACCCCAATAGAGATAGCAAAATCACTAAAAGCTATTCAAGAGTTTAGCTTTGGTTTAAATCCAATTGTAGCTGATGCGTATGTGCCTTTAGTATCTACACTTTTAAGGATCGATCCAGGCTCATTTAGACTAAGCAAGACTACAAAAAGAAGAGATAATTCAAATTTAGCAAAAACTCAAACAAATATTCAAATTCAAAATCTTCCAATTATAGAAAAAAAGGATATTGCAGAGCTATCAATTTTAAAAAATATGCTTAAAAATCCTGAGTATTGTCAGATTGTAGAGCAGTATTATGGGGTTGAAATTTTTAAAGATAAGGCTACATATAGAGCAGTTGTAGGTTCGCAAAGTCAAAATAATGAGTATATAAGAGAGCTAGAGTTAAGCCAAAATTTAGAAGAGTATAAGAGTGTAAATGAGCTTCATAATGCTATTAGGCCACTTGCAGTAGGATATTATGAAAGGCTTTTAAAAAACAAAAATCTAACAATTGAAGAGATAATAGAGTGTAAAAAAAGAATATCAATGTTAAAAGGAAAAAGATGA
- a CDS encoding radical SAM/SPASM domain-containing protein, translating into MGKFQKVYIEISDVCGCECSFCPSPNIAKFGAMDLEVYKSILSQIKGKTKAICLHLLGDPLANANLDLYLNLALDSNFNIDLVTTGKYLKNHDFAMLCKAHQISFSLSAFLDKNAKFKDDYIDNLLEFCKFKNAINSEIFINFRVQKHMLNLDKFHLIKDKFEQFFGVKIDYQNNRFRLGYKIFLNFKEYFEWREPNSQNIQKYCHGLSSQIGFKSSGVVVPCCIDANADIKLGDIKKQSLDEVLNSAKAVAIVDGFKQGKAIEELCKKCEYKAVLD; encoded by the coding sequence GTGGGTAAATTTCAAAAAGTCTATATAGAAATTAGCGATGTTTGTGGGTGCGAGTGTAGCTTTTGTCCTTCGCCAAATATAGCTAAATTTGGAGCGATGGATCTTGAAGTTTATAAAAGCATTTTATCTCAAATAAAAGGCAAAACCAAAGCTATATGCTTACATCTTTTGGGTGATCCTTTGGCTAATGCTAATTTAGATCTTTATTTAAATTTGGCTCTTGATAGTAATTTTAATATCGACTTAGTAACAACTGGTAAATATCTTAAAAACCATGATTTTGCCATGCTTTGCAAGGCTCATCAAATATCGTTTTCTCTAAGTGCATTTTTAGATAAAAATGCCAAATTTAAAGATGATTATATAGATAATTTGCTTGAGTTTTGCAAATTTAAAAACGCTATAAATAGCGAGATTTTTATCAATTTTAGAGTGCAAAAACATATGCTAAATTTAGATAAATTTCATCTAATAAAGGATAAATTTGAGCAGTTTTTTGGCGTTAAGATTGATTATCAAAATAATAGATTTCGTTTAGGATATAAGATATTTTTGAATTTCAAAGAGTATTTTGAGTGGAGAGAGCCAAATAGCCAAAATATACAAAAATATTGCCACGGCCTCTCATCTCAAATTGGGTTTAAAAGTAGTGGCGTAGTGGTGCCATGCTGTATAGATGCAAATGCTGATATAAAATTAGGCGATATAAAAAAGCAAAGCTTAGATGAGGTTTTAAACTCGGCAAAAGCTGTAGCAATAGTAGATGGATTTAAGCAAGGCAAAGCCATAGAAGAGCTATGCAAAAAGTGTGAATATAAGGCGGTTTTGGACTAA
- the rnhA gene encoding ribonuclease HI: protein MKTVSLFSDGSCLNNPGPGGWAYILEFGIHSKNASGSVPNTTNNQMELLAVINGLKALKEPCCVNLYTDSSYVANGINIWLDGWKKKGYKNVKNVELWQELDSLIQTHQVKAHWIKAHAGHPQNELCDKLAREAATNLQKQEQ, encoded by the coding sequence ATGAAGACAGTATCGCTTTTTAGTGATGGAAGTTGCTTAAATAATCCTGGCCCTGGTGGTTGGGCCTATATTTTAGAGTTTGGAATTCACAGCAAAAATGCCAGTGGTTCTGTGCCAAATACTACAAATAATCAAATGGAGCTTTTAGCAGTAATAAATGGCTTAAAAGCATTAAAAGAGCCATGCTGTGTAAATCTCTATACTGATAGTAGCTACGTAGCAAATGGGATAAATATATGGCTAGATGGCTGGAAGAAAAAAGGATATAAAAATGTCAAAAATGTAGAGCTTTGGCAAGAGCTTGATAGTCTAATCCAAACTCATCAAGTCAAAGCTCATTGGATAAAAGCTCACGCTGGCCATCCACAAAATGAACTATGTGATAAGCTAGCTAGAGAAGCTGCGACAAATTTACAAAAACAGGAGCAATAG
- the aroC gene encoding chorismate synthase produces MNTFGNKLKLSTFGESHGTAIGGIIDGLPAGIKVDMEFIQNELDKRRPGGKYATSRKESDKVEILSGIYDGFTTGCPVGFVIANTSQHSKDYDNIKDLFRPGHADYTYFAKFGIRDHRGGGRSSARESACRVAGGAFAALLLAEFGISVQSCVTQIGDIKAKEIDFDFANSSEIFWADQSNQDSAKELILNTKNDNDSLGATVLTIIKDAPAGLGEVLYNKLDAALASAMMGINGVKGVEIGDGINVATMLGSFNNDCMNKNGFITNHCGGILGGISNGNDIVIKSHFKPTPSIFKAQPTINLDGNEVICELRGRHDPCIGVRGSVVATAMARLVIADMLLLNASANLNNLKRIYE; encoded by the coding sequence ATGAATACATTTGGCAATAAGCTTAAATTAAGCACTTTTGGAGAGAGCCACGGAACGGCCATAGGTGGAATAATAGATGGCCTTCCAGCTGGCATTAAAGTTGATATGGAGTTTATACAAAATGAACTTGATAAAAGACGCCCAGGAGGCAAATACGCTACATCTAGAAAAGAGAGCGATAAGGTTGAGATTTTAAGTGGAATTTATGATGGATTTACCACTGGATGTCCAGTTGGATTTGTAATTGCTAATACCTCTCAACACTCCAAAGATTATGATAATATCAAAGATCTATTTCGTCCAGGACATGCCGATTATACATATTTTGCTAAATTTGGCATTAGAGATCATAGGGGCGGTGGCAGAAGTAGCGCTAGAGAGAGTGCGTGCCGTGTAGCTGGTGGGGCATTTGCGGCCTTGTTGCTAGCCGAATTTGGCATAAGCGTACAAAGCTGTGTAACGCAAATTGGAGATATAAAAGCAAAAGAGATTGATTTTGATTTTGCTAATTCTAGTGAAATTTTTTGGGCTGATCAAAGTAACCAAGATAGCGCTAAAGAGCTAATCTTAAACACAAAAAATGATAATGATAGCTTAGGCGCTACTGTTTTAACCATCATAAAAGACGCCCCAGCTGGGCTTGGGGAGGTGCTTTATAATAAACTTGATGCTGCTTTAGCCAGTGCGATGATGGGGATAAATGGAGTCAAAGGCGTAGAGATAGGCGATGGAATAAATGTTGCTACTATGCTAGGAAGTTTTAATAATGATTGTATGAATAAAAATGGCTTTATCACCAATCATTGCGGTGGAATCTTAGGCGGAATTAGTAATGGCAATGATATAGTTATAAAAAGCCATTTTAAACCAACGCCAAGCATTTTTAAAGCCCAACCAACAATAAATTTAGATGGCAATGAGGTTATATGTGAGCTTCGTGGCAGACATGACCCATGCATCGGCGTGCGTGGGAGTGTAGTAGCTACTGCTATGGCTAGACTAGTCATTGCTGATATGCTACTTTTAAATGCAAGTGCAAATTTAAATAATTTAAAAAGGATATATGAATGA